Proteins co-encoded in one endosymbiont 'TC1' of Trimyema compressum genomic window:
- the gltA gene encoding NADPH-dependent glutamate synthase encodes MALNLNRVDMPNQDPEERSKNFKEVSLGFSEAMAKEEAERCLNCKKPKCREGCPVHIDIPKFIQEIKHGEYDDAYTTLKQYNLLPAVCGRVCPQENQCEGACILNPKGGAIGIGRLERFAADTYMNSGKALPIEDVKKTGKKVAILGGGPAGLACAYELIKMGHDVTIFEALHTMGGVLMYGIPEFRLPKLIVQQEIDHMKKMGVKMEVNSVAGSINSVEELMKEEGFDAVFIATGAGLPYFLNIPGETYNEVYAANEFLTRVNLMKAYDFPNYDTPVVVGEKVAVIGAGNVAMDAARTAKRIGAKEVHIVYRRSRDEVPARLEELEHAEEEGIILSLLTSPVEILGNNETGQVTGLKCLKYELGEPDEGGRRKPVAIEGSEFELPIDMVVMAIGQGPNPLLLESTKGLELNKYGNIVADEKGQTSLDGVFAGGDIVTGAATVILAMGAGKSTATAINDYLLSKQKEDMVCQDNY; translated from the coding sequence ATGGCTTTAAATTTAAATAGAGTTGATATGCCTAACCAAGATCCTGAAGAGAGAAGTAAGAATTTTAAAGAGGTTTCTCTTGGGTTTTCTGAGGCAATGGCTAAAGAAGAGGCAGAAAGATGCCTTAATTGCAAAAAACCAAAATGCCGTGAAGGTTGTCCTGTCCATATTGATATTCCTAAGTTTATTCAAGAAATTAAACATGGGGAGTATGATGATGCCTATACGACACTAAAACAGTATAATCTTTTACCAGCTGTTTGTGGTAGAGTGTGTCCACAGGAAAACCAATGTGAAGGTGCTTGTATTCTTAATCCAAAGGGCGGAGCTATTGGCATTGGTCGTTTAGAAAGATTTGCTGCAGATACCTATATGAATAGTGGTAAAGCTTTACCAATTGAAGATGTAAAGAAAACTGGTAAAAAAGTGGCTATTTTAGGAGGGGGACCAGCTGGACTTGCCTGTGCCTATGAATTAATTAAAATGGGTCATGATGTAACTATTTTTGAAGCTTTACATACTATGGGTGGGGTTTTGATGTATGGTATTCCAGAATTCCGTTTGCCTAAATTAATTGTTCAACAAGAAATTGACCACATGAAAAAAATGGGTGTGAAAATGGAAGTTAATAGTGTTGCGGGAAGCATTAATTCTGTGGAAGAATTAATGAAAGAGGAAGGCTTTGATGCTGTCTTTATTGCAACTGGTGCAGGACTGCCTTATTTCTTAAATATTCCTGGCGAAACCTATAATGAAGTGTATGCAGCTAATGAATTTTTAACACGTGTAAATCTAATGAAAGCTTATGATTTTCCTAACTATGATACACCGGTTGTAGTCGGTGAGAAAGTAGCTGTAATTGGAGCTGGAAACGTAGCTATGGATGCTGCTAGAACAGCTAAGAGAATAGGCGCTAAAGAAGTTCATATTGTCTATAGACGTTCAAGAGATGAAGTGCCAGCTCGTTTGGAAGAGTTAGAACATGCTGAAGAAGAAGGTATTATTCTCAGTCTGTTAACAAGTCCAGTGGAAATTTTAGGTAATAATGAAACAGGACAGGTTACTGGTTTAAAGTGCTTGAAATATGAATTAGGTGAACCAGATGAAGGTGGCAGAAGAAAACCTGTTGCTATTGAAGGTTCTGAGTTTGAATTACCAATTGATATGGTAGTTATGGCTATTGGTCAAGGACCTAATCCATTATTACTGGAAAGCACAAAAGGTTTGGAATTAAATAAGTATGGTAATATTGTTGCTGATGAAAAGGGACAAACATCTCTTGATGGCGTATTTGCTGGAGGAGATATTGTAACTGGAGCAGCAACTGTAATATTAGCTATGGGCGCTGGTAAAAGTACGGCGACTGCAATTAATGATTATTTATTATCTAAACAAAAGGAGGATATGGTATGTCAGGACAATTACTAG
- a CDS encoding sulfide/dihydroorotate dehydrogenase-like FAD/NAD-binding protein has protein sequence MYKIIRREQLGSQIVAMDVFAPKIAKKCNPGQFIVLRIDEKGERIPLTIADFDREKGTITIITQAVGYSSRKICAMQEGEAFIDFVGPLGQATEIENYGKVLCVGGGAGIAPVYPIARALKEAGNKVISVIGARNKDLLIWKDKMGEISDELYVTTDDGSDGEKGLVTDVIKRLADHGGINKAWAIGPVIMMKFVALLTKEYNLPTIVSMNPIMVDGTGMCGACRLEVDGNVKFACVDGPEFDGHKVNWDLSLRRMNIYKAKEAIALEKAEKGGLKWL, from the coding sequence ATGTATAAGATTATTAGAAGAGAACAGCTTGGTTCTCAAATTGTTGCAATGGATGTATTCGCTCCTAAAATTGCAAAAAAATGCAATCCGGGACAATTCATCGTACTACGCATTGATGAAAAAGGAGAAAGAATTCCACTGACTATTGCTGATTTTGATAGAGAAAAAGGTACTATCACAATTATTACACAAGCAGTAGGCTATTCCAGTAGAAAAATTTGTGCTATGCAAGAAGGTGAAGCATTTATTGATTTCGTTGGTCCACTAGGACAGGCAACTGAAATTGAAAATTATGGTAAAGTTTTATGTGTTGGTGGTGGTGCTGGAATTGCACCTGTTTATCCAATTGCTAGAGCCTTAAAAGAAGCGGGTAACAAGGTAATATCTGTTATAGGAGCTAGAAACAAAGATTTATTAATTTGGAAAGATAAAATGGGTGAAATTAGTGACGAGCTATATGTAACTACAGATGATGGTAGTGATGGCGAAAAAGGGTTAGTAACCGATGTAATTAAACGTCTTGCAGATCATGGTGGTATTAATAAAGCTTGGGCAATCGGTCCAGTTATTATGATGAAATTTGTAGCCTTATTAACTAAAGAATATAATTTGCCAACTATTGTTAGTATGAATCCAATTATGGTAGATGGCACCGGTATGTGTGGTGCCTGTCGTTTAGAAGTAGATGGTAATGTTAAATTTGCATGTGTTGATGGTCCTGAGTTTGATGGACATAAAGTAAACTGGGATTTATCATTAAGAAGAATGAATATATATAAAGCAAAAGAGGCTATTGCGTTGGAAAAAGCAGAAAAGGGGGGTTTAAAATGGCTTTAA
- a CDS encoding Asp23/Gls24 family envelope stress response protein, which yields MSESVTGNSVGKIKIADNVAAAIANITAQEVEGVIRVTDSSTSSIGEIFGKKNYSKGVKVSMEEEGTNVELALVIEHGVNIVALAQNVQNSVKDAVESMTGINVKEVNVTISDIVFEDKKQQEENKEQ from the coding sequence ATGAGTGAATCAGTAACAGGAAATAGTGTAGGTAAAATTAAAATTGCTGACAATGTGGCTGCAGCTATTGCCAACATTACAGCTCAAGAGGTTGAAGGTGTAATCAGAGTAACTGATAGTTCAACATCATCAATCGGTGAAATTTTCGGTAAAAAAAACTACTCAAAAGGTGTTAAAGTTAGCATGGAAGAAGAAGGTACAAATGTTGAATTAGCTTTAGTAATTGAACATGGCGTTAACATTGTAGCTTTAGCTCAAAATGTTCAAAATAGTGTTAAAGATGCTGTTGAGTCAATGACAGGCATTAATGTAAAGGAAGTCAATGTAACAATTAGCGATATTGTTTTTGAAGATAAAAAACAACAGGAAGAGAATAAGGAGCAATAA
- the efp gene encoding elongation factor P, translating into MISTSDFKTGLTIEFDGAIYTIVEFQHVKPGKGAAFVRTKLRNRRTGATVEKTFRAGEKVGKAHIEKTEMQYLYNEGDDYVFMDTSTYDQASISAVQLGEESIQFLKENMNIAVMYYKDEIIGVELPNTVILAVKETEPGVKGDTASNVTKNATMETGAVVKVPLFVNEGDELVIDTRTGEYVSRN; encoded by the coding sequence GTGATTTCAACAAGTGATTTTAAAACAGGACTAACAATCGAATTTGATGGTGCTATTTATACAATTGTAGAGTTCCAGCATGTTAAACCAGGAAAAGGAGCTGCTTTTGTTAGAACTAAACTAAGAAACAGAAGAACAGGGGCTACCGTTGAAAAAACTTTTAGAGCAGGAGAAAAAGTAGGCAAAGCACATATTGAGAAAACTGAAATGCAATACCTTTACAATGAAGGAGATGATTATGTATTCATGGATACATCAACCTATGATCAAGCATCTATTTCTGCTGTTCAATTAGGAGAGGAATCAATCCAATTTTTAAAAGAAAACATGAATATTGCAGTTATGTATTATAAAGATGAAATTATTGGAGTAGAATTACCTAATACGGTTATTTTAGCTGTTAAAGAAACAGAACCAGGTGTAAAAGGTGATACCGCTTCAAATGTTACTAAAAATGCTACAATGGAAACAGGAGCAGTTGTGAAAGTACCATTGTTTGTTAATGAAGGAGACGAATTAGTTATCGATACTCGTACGGGTGAGTATGTTTCCCGTAATTAA
- a CDS encoding M24 family metallopeptidase: protein MEITRIKLFQKQLIKENIESFLISNPLNCNYLGGLEDAEGFLLVLADKSYFLTDFRYVEALNTLDSGIEVVDCKGSVREILVELLKAQKVSSLAFEESIIYSLYQRFNDYLEDFQIDFFMGPQICETLRMVKTEDELALIRKSAEINDAILKHTIGKIKVGMTELDLKNELEFALRKEGATSSSFDLIVISGKRTSLPHGIASKKKIVYNESILFDIGVTYKGYASDMTRMVYLGDPSEAFLKIYNIVKTSQAIGLKTIKSGLKAHVVDDSVRDYISKAGYGKAFGHSTGHGVGLYIHERPNISIKSDNVLKPNMVFTVEPGIYLENKFGIRIEDLVVLGDDSVEVLSKTSKDLCII from the coding sequence ATGGAAATAACTAGGATTAAACTTTTTCAAAAACAATTAATTAAGGAAAATATAGAGAGTTTCTTAATTTCTAATCCTCTCAATTGCAACTACTTAGGTGGTTTAGAGGATGCAGAAGGTTTTTTATTGGTATTAGCTGATAAAAGCTATTTCTTAACGGATTTCAGATATGTTGAAGCTTTAAATACTTTAGATTCGGGGATAGAGGTAGTCGATTGTAAAGGGAGTGTCCGTGAAATATTAGTTGAACTTTTAAAAGCTCAAAAAGTATCTTCGTTGGCTTTTGAAGAGAGCATAATCTATAGTCTATACCAACGTTTTAATGATTATTTGGAAGATTTTCAGATTGATTTTTTCATGGGACCTCAAATATGTGAGACTCTGAGAATGGTTAAAACAGAAGACGAATTAGCTTTAATTAGGAAAAGTGCTGAAATTAACGATGCCATTTTAAAGCATACCATTGGTAAAATAAAAGTTGGTATGACTGAGCTTGATTTAAAGAATGAATTGGAATTTGCTTTGCGAAAAGAGGGCGCAACAAGTAGCAGTTTTGACTTAATTGTTATTAGTGGAAAACGCACCAGCCTCCCTCATGGTATAGCCAGTAAAAAGAAAATAGTGTATAATGAATCTATTCTTTTTGATATTGGTGTAACCTATAAAGGCTATGCTTCAGATATGACTCGCATGGTCTATCTAGGCGACCCTAGTGAAGCATTTTTAAAGATTTATAATATTGTTAAAACCAGTCAAGCTATTGGTCTTAAAACTATTAAGTCTGGTCTTAAGGCTCATGTAGTCGATGATTCAGTAAGAGACTATATTAGTAAAGCAGGTTATGGTAAGGCGTTTGGTCATAGTACAGGTCATGGGGTTGGTTTATACATTCATGAAAGACCTAATATTAGTATTAAAAGTGACAATGTTTTAAAACCAAATATGGTTTTTACTGTAGAACCTGGAATTTATTTAGAAAATAAGTTTGGTATTCGCATTGAAGATTTAGTCGTTTTAGGTGATGATTCAGTGGAAGTGTTATCTAAAACAAGTAAAGATTTGTGTATTATATAG
- the aroQ gene encoding type II 3-dehydroquinate dehydratase: MNIHIINGPNLNWLGQREVNIYGKKTLADLKKDWQDYGVKNNLNVKTFQSNCEGAILDYIYSTVNDADGYILNAGAFTHYSFALRDCISGIDKPVIEVHISNPESRESFRHTSVITPVVQGKICGFGVKSYTLALASFLED, translated from the coding sequence ATGAACATACATATTATTAATGGTCCTAATTTAAATTGGTTAGGTCAGAGAGAAGTTAACATTTATGGTAAAAAAACACTTGCTGACTTGAAAAAAGATTGGCAAGATTATGGTGTTAAAAATAATCTTAATGTTAAAACCTTTCAGTCAAACTGTGAAGGTGCAATTTTAGACTATATTTACAGTACAGTAAATGATGCTGATGGTTATATCCTTAATGCAGGTGCTTTTACCCACTATAGTTTTGCTTTAAGAGACTGTATTAGCGGTATTGATAAACCTGTTATTGAGGTTCATATTTCTAATCCAGAAAGTCGTGAATCCTTTAGGCATACCTCTGTAATTACCCCTGTTGTCCAAGGGAAAATATGTGGATTTGGTGTTAAGAGTTATACATTAGCATTAGCAAGTTTTTTAGAGGACTAA
- a CDS encoding TldD/PmbA family protein: protein MDFQKLLNYGEKQGCQLVEFYISKSKNLSLKLREGILENITESMGQGIGIRVIKDNRQSLVYATEISDESIKKAIDDGLTIAPYLDEEKELSFETNVVFEDVLEADKIKAIEDTELAEKINYLHEMEKTGKENSKYPVTIESASYEEAIYESCILNSQGLSKKETGAYCGSYVAMALANEGVQETGDSYCYTTDIKELFNRNIGKEAYSKGASMIGATGLKTGTYTAIFNTEATIDFLSLLGVSFNGENIYKGKSLFKDKWNQALISPLISIVDDGTLKGKMGTSYFDGEGVETRRTLLMDKGVFKEGLYNLTMAKLSGRSTTGNCARSYQSLPSIGVSNFYIENGETPKGDLLKEMHNGLIIKDLMGLHMADPITGDFSLGATGLIVKNGQVEKGFRGVTVSGNLMDLFSNVLKVGDDLTFKITKGAPSLLVKDVIISGS, encoded by the coding sequence ATGGATTTTCAAAAATTATTAAATTACGGAGAAAAACAAGGTTGTCAATTAGTAGAATTTTATATATCTAAAAGCAAAAATCTATCTTTGAAATTAAGAGAGGGTATTTTAGAAAATATTACTGAGTCAATGGGACAAGGCATTGGTATTCGGGTTATTAAAGATAATCGACAGAGTTTAGTTTATGCTACTGAAATTAGTGATGAGAGTATTAAAAAAGCTATTGATGATGGTTTAACTATAGCGCCCTATTTAGATGAAGAAAAAGAGTTGTCTTTTGAAACTAATGTTGTTTTTGAAGACGTTTTAGAAGCAGATAAAATAAAGGCAATTGAGGATACTGAGTTAGCTGAGAAAATAAATTATCTTCATGAGATGGAGAAAACTGGGAAAGAAAATAGTAAGTATCCTGTTACTATTGAATCAGCAAGTTACGAAGAAGCTATTTATGAAAGTTGTATTTTAAATTCTCAAGGCTTATCAAAAAAAGAAACAGGAGCTTATTGTGGTAGCTATGTTGCTATGGCGTTAGCTAATGAAGGCGTTCAAGAAACAGGGGATAGTTACTGCTATACAACGGATATTAAAGAGTTGTTCAATAGAAATATTGGTAAGGAGGCTTATAGTAAAGGCGCTTCTATGATTGGTGCTACTGGACTTAAAACAGGAACCTATACAGCTATATTTAATACAGAAGCAACTATAGATTTTCTATCTTTATTGGGGGTTTCTTTTAATGGTGAAAATATATATAAAGGAAAATCTTTGTTTAAGGATAAGTGGAATCAAGCATTAATTTCACCGCTTATTTCTATTGTGGATGATGGTACTTTAAAAGGTAAAATGGGGACCAGCTATTTTGATGGTGAAGGTGTTGAAACTAGAAGAACCCTTCTAATGGATAAAGGGGTTTTTAAAGAGGGCCTTTATAATTTAACAATGGCTAAACTCAGTGGACGAAGCACTACGGGAAATTGTGCGCGAAGTTATCAGTCATTACCAAGTATTGGCGTTAGTAATTTTTATATTGAAAATGGAGAAACACCTAAAGGTGATTTGCTTAAAGAAATGCACAATGGTTTAATTATTAAAGATTTAATGGGACTACATATGGCAGATCCAATAACTGGAGATTTTTCTCTTGGGGCTACCGGCTTAATTGTAAAAAATGGTCAAGTAGAAAAAGGCTTTAGAGGCGTTACAGTATCTGGAAATTTAATGGATTTATTTTCCAATGTACTTAAAGTTGGAGATGATTTAACATTTAAAATTACTAAAGGAGCTCCATCTTTATTGGTTAAAGATGTGATTATAAGCGGTAGTTAA
- a CDS encoding TldD/PmbA family protein, protein MVKEEILKKVIDTLVGNGASFADVFIERKKTLLINMENKKLEKITTGTQIGGGLRVRYGDKTFFGYTEDLSEKALLALAKNLSSKEKGNCEATSYNYALKAAPTTYIEEGVKGDNILKEKIDLVLALNDVAWKRSSALVQVMVAYGEAEQEIYVMNSKGIYVKEFRPRTRVVSEGLAEKNGLLQRGYDAMGGLGTFSWLKNEDVTGLVTGAMDKAANLLLASEAPSGTMDVVLSGEAGGTMVHEACGHGLEGDIVKKGMSVYGGKIGEKVASSLITVVDDGTMKGKYGTSYYDDEGTKTNQNILIEKGILKGYMCDLKSAEDLGLKATGNGRREGYSVPPITRMTNTYIAPGDMDKDTILASVDQGLFVKKMGGGQVNTTTGDFVFEVSEGYLIDKGIIKEQVRGATLIGNGPNVLNKIDMVGSDFGYSLGTCGKDGQRVPVADAQPTLRIPALTVGGTK, encoded by the coding sequence ATGGTAAAAGAAGAAATACTAAAAAAAGTAATTGATACTTTAGTTGGAAATGGTGCTTCCTTTGCAGATGTTTTTATAGAGCGTAAGAAAACACTATTAATTAATATGGAAAATAAGAAACTTGAAAAAATCACCACTGGAACTCAAATTGGTGGTGGACTTAGAGTTCGCTATGGCGATAAAACTTTTTTTGGCTATACAGAGGATTTATCAGAGAAAGCATTACTTGCTCTAGCCAAAAATCTTTCTAGTAAAGAAAAAGGGAATTGTGAGGCTACTTCGTATAACTATGCATTAAAGGCAGCCCCTACTACCTATATTGAAGAGGGCGTAAAGGGAGATAATATTTTAAAAGAAAAAATTGATTTAGTATTAGCTTTAAATGATGTAGCTTGGAAAAGAAGTTCAGCTTTAGTCCAAGTTATGGTAGCTTATGGGGAAGCGGAACAAGAAATATATGTAATGAATTCTAAGGGTATTTATGTTAAGGAATTTAGACCAAGAACAAGAGTCGTTTCTGAAGGCTTGGCTGAAAAAAATGGCTTATTACAAAGAGGCTATGACGCAATGGGAGGACTAGGTACTTTTTCCTGGCTTAAAAATGAAGATGTTACAGGACTGGTAACAGGAGCTATGGACAAGGCTGCAAATTTATTGTTAGCCAGTGAAGCACCAAGTGGCACAATGGATGTTGTATTATCTGGAGAAGCTGGTGGTACAATGGTTCATGAGGCTTGTGGTCATGGCTTAGAAGGGGATATTGTAAAAAAGGGAATGTCAGTTTATGGTGGAAAAATTGGAGAAAAAGTTGCTTCCTCCCTAATTACAGTTGTTGATGATGGCACAATGAAAGGCAAATATGGCACTTCTTATTATGATGATGAAGGTACTAAAACTAATCAGAATATATTAATTGAGAAGGGCATTTTAAAAGGCTACATGTGCGATTTAAAATCTGCTGAAGACTTAGGCTTGAAGGCTACAGGTAATGGTAGAAGAGAAGGTTATTCTGTTCCGCCAATTACGAGAATGACAAATACCTATATAGCCCCTGGTGACATGGATAAGGATACTATTTTAGCTTCAGTTGATCAAGGACTTTTTGTTAAAAAAATGGGTGGTGGACAAGTTAATACAACTACAGGGGATTTTGTATTTGAAGTATCAGAAGGCTACTTAATTGATAAAGGTATTATTAAGGAACAAGTTAGAGGAGCTACTTTAATTGGCAATGGACCAAATGTTTTAAATAAAATTGATATGGTAGGTAGTGATTTTGGTTATTCTCTAGGTACTTGTGGTAAAGATGGTCAAAGGGTACCTGTAGCAGATGCTCAACCAACATTAAGAATTCCTGCATTAACAGTAGGAGGTACTAAATAA
- a CDS encoding shikimate kinase — protein MNNIVLIGFMAVGKTTVGKSLSYLMHYQFVDTDMYIKKKEGKKIATIFKEDGEPYFRELERNVSKGLLKNPRKVISTGGGLFMDDISRGLYLKEDFVVFLKLPMDTIYKRLMKNNKRPLAQSVTKEELTKRYQQRLPIYKNAHLEVDTTGKTAFEIAKEIKKAYYDWLTKGEQNGKRRNTKKSN, from the coding sequence ATGAATAATATTGTATTAATTGGATTTATGGCAGTTGGAAAGACTACTGTAGGTAAAAGTTTAAGTTATTTAATGCACTATCAATTTGTTGATACAGATATGTATATTAAAAAAAAAGAAGGAAAAAAAATAGCCACTATTTTCAAAGAAGATGGTGAGCCTTATTTTAGAGAGTTAGAAAGAAATGTATCCAAGGGGTTATTGAAAAATCCTAGAAAAGTCATTAGCACTGGTGGAGGGCTTTTTATGGATGATATTAGTAGAGGTTTATATTTAAAAGAAGATTTTGTTGTATTTTTAAAACTGCCTATGGATACTATCTATAAACGTTTAATGAAAAATAATAAAAGACCTTTAGCGCAAAGTGTAACAAAAGAAGAATTAACTAAACGCTACCAGCAGCGTTTGCCTATTTATAAGAACGCTCATTTAGAAGTTGATACAACAGGTAAAACTGCTTTTGAAATTGCTAAAGAAATAAAAAAAGCCTACTATGATTGGCTTACAAAAGGAGAACAAAATGGTAAAAGAAGAAATACTAAAAAAAGTAATTGA
- the aroE gene encoding shikimate dehydrogenase encodes MRNRLGVIGYPLGHSLSPEIQNGAIKELGLNLTYEKWPLKEADLKEFVTSVKKEYSSILGFNVTIPYKETILKYLDEISERAQVIGAVNTVHLRAGKLVGENTDGMGFIESLKRQGMKIENKSVLIIGTGGAAKGISISLAFSGLKTIDFVGRNKKAASLLVNAVKRLSGKSNWYSFSELATMSLSKYDFIAQTTPLGMKGIKGKLEFPYNHLRENQVLVDIIYNPLKTDFLLEGEKRGTPIVNGVGMLVCQGAEALALWTGKKPNKDLMEKILIANLVEAKNE; translated from the coding sequence ATGAGAAATAGATTAGGTGTAATTGGCTACCCTTTAGGACATAGTCTTTCTCCGGAAATCCAAAATGGGGCTATTAAAGAATTAGGATTGAATTTAACCTATGAAAAATGGCCTCTAAAAGAGGCTGATTTAAAAGAGTTTGTCACTTCTGTCAAAAAGGAGTATAGTTCTATTCTGGGGTTTAATGTAACAATCCCTTATAAAGAGACTATTCTAAAATATTTAGATGAGATTTCTGAAAGAGCGCAAGTAATAGGTGCTGTTAATACAGTTCATTTAAGAGCAGGTAAATTAGTAGGTGAAAATACTGATGGTATGGGATTTATTGAAAGCTTAAAAAGACAAGGTATGAAAATAGAAAACAAAAGTGTTTTAATTATTGGAACAGGCGGTGCAGCTAAAGGAATAAGTATTTCTTTAGCTTTTTCTGGTTTAAAGACCATAGATTTTGTTGGTAGAAATAAGAAAGCAGCCTCTTTACTGGTAAATGCAGTTAAGAGGCTGTCGGGGAAAAGTAACTGGTATTCTTTTTCAGAGCTTGCAACAATGTCCCTTTCAAAATATGATTTTATTGCGCAAACAACACCTCTTGGTATGAAGGGTATAAAAGGGAAATTAGAATTTCCCTATAATCATCTTAGAGAAAATCAAGTTTTAGTCGATATTATTTACAATCCATTAAAAACTGATTTTTTACTTGAAGGTGAAAAAAGAGGTACCCCTATTGTTAATGGTGTAGGTATGTTAGTATGTCAGGGGGCAGAAGCCTTGGCTTTATGGACTGGTAAAAAACCTAATAAAGATTTAATGGAAAAAATATTAATTGCTAACTTAGTGGAGGCAAAGAATGAATAA
- a CDS encoding YqeG family HAD IIIA-type phosphatase, whose protein sequence is MFHPEYFVDTVFNIDYEQLKSIGVKHILIDIDNTIVPFKNQLPTDRIKDFIEEGKSKGLDFCIVSNTFLDRVKRIGDCLDIPYISGAKKPSSKGVIKGMKLLNGTVNNTILIGDQFCTDIIAAKRAGVRCILVEPITTSDFFMTKIYRLIEWFFKRNFTKENMKDEK, encoded by the coding sequence GTTTTTAATATTGATTATGAACAATTGAAATCAATTGGCGTTAAACATATCTTAATCGATATTGATAATACTATTGTACCTTTTAAAAATCAACTGCCTACAGACAGAATTAAGGACTTCATTGAGGAAGGTAAGTCCAAGGGCTTAGATTTTTGTATTGTTTCCAATACCTTTTTAGATAGAGTAAAGAGAATTGGTGATTGCCTTGATATTCCCTATATTTCTGGGGCAAAAAAGCCTTCAAGCAAAGGAGTTATTAAGGGGATGAAATTATTGAATGGAACAGTTAATAATACTATTTTAATAGGAGATCAATTCTGTACAGATATTATAGCAGCTAAAAGAGCAGGAGTACGCTGTATTTTAGTTGAACCTATTACCACTAGTGATTTTTTTATGACAAAAATATATAGGCTTATTGAATGGTTTTTTAAAAGAAATTTTACAAAGGAAAATATGAAGGATGAGAAATAG